From a region of the Pseudanabaena sp. ABRG5-3 genome:
- a CDS encoding DEAD/DEAH box helicase: protein MTVTIHHILEQFRQEATSTRDLGDKFENLILAYLRTDPQYAELFKRVWLWMDFPLRGKKGDLGIDLVAQERATGEYWAIQCKCYQPDHVLDKGDIDSFFTASGKAPFTHRLIVTTCGWGKNAEDALKNQHIPVDRLSLYDLDQSPVDWSQVSSQNLRYAVQSVSTSISDDDIETRPAPVLPLKPKKSIRPHQSMSLEKVMAGFETGDRGKLIMACGTGKTYTALQIAEKFAIEKGRATVLFLVPSISLLSQTLREWSAEATVKLQSIAVCSDAKVSKKSDTEDISARDLAFPATTDVDVIVGRYQALCPHPPAPSPRTGEGEQEKAQSPSPSLGEGFRVRAEPLLTVIFSTYQSIQAIADAQKKGLPEFDLITCDEAHRTTGVTLAGDDDSHFVKVHDQDFIKAKKRLYMTATPRLYADSAKSKAKENDAIICSMDDEKIYGQEFHRLGFAEAVATGLLTDYKVMVLAVDEKYVSATFQRQLADDNNELRLEDAVKITGCWNGLSKRFAAESDREDVQGDTAPMRRAVAFAGTIAASEKRFTEMFSQIIEEYQKTHPDEEILPCEVQHVDGKQNVMVRNQKLDWLKADTSSQGNLCRILSNARCLSEGVDVPALDAVIFLSPRNSVVDVVQSVGRVMRRAEGKKYGYIILPIGIPADMTPEEALKDHEKYKVVWQVLQALRAHDDRFNAIINKIELNETRPPQVDVIGVTGGGASDDVEKVGKGEPKTKQMTLNFPQLEEWRDAIYAKIVVKCGDRRYWEDWAKDVAQIADRHTSRIKALLASSEATHRQAFDDFLEGLRCNLNPSISESDAIEMLSQHLITKPVFDALFEDYQFTQLNPVSIAMQKMLDALEGQSLGKEIATLDKFYASVKTRASGIDNAEGKQKIIIELYDKFFKNAFPRMAERLGIVYTPVEVVDFIVRSADDALRQEFEVGLTDDNVHILEPFTGTGTFMVRLLQNGLIAPQDLERKYRQELHANEIVLLAYYIAAINIEAAFHDLRRSPSIPQKDLPPSVPPSKGGGRSKSQSEIQGSPPFKGELEGVLSGELEGTPSSYQPFNGIVLTDTFQMFESQGTLNEVMFPENNQRVVRQRNNDIRVIIGNPPYSAGQTSENDGNKNLKYPALDDKIRDTYAKYSSATLKNSLYDSYIRAIRWASDRIKDRGIVCFVTNGSFIDNNAMDGLRKCLTDEFTSVYCFNLRGNARTSGEQRRMEKGSVFGEGTRTTIAITLLIKNPEKAGQHQLLYHDIGDYLSREEKLDKIKSFGSFTSINWDSLLPNDSQDWINQRDPAFDEFISLGDKKDKSTKTIFDLHSSGIKSNRDNWVYNFSRKSVISNMTKMIDFYNSQLKEFQSYLESKNITSNEDRKKKRLCCMNKNKG, encoded by the coding sequence ATGACTGTCACCATTCACCATATTCTTGAGCAGTTTCGTCAAGAGGCAACCTCAACTCGTGATCTAGGTGATAAGTTTGAAAATCTGATATTGGCGTATTTGCGAACCGATCCGCAATATGCTGAACTGTTTAAACGGGTGTGGTTATGGATGGATTTCCCGTTGCGTGGCAAGAAGGGAGATTTGGGTATTGATTTAGTTGCTCAGGAACGTGCTACAGGTGAATACTGGGCGATTCAGTGCAAGTGCTATCAGCCTGATCATGTGTTGGATAAGGGGGATATTGATTCATTTTTTACGGCTTCGGGGAAAGCACCGTTTACGCATCGGTTGATTGTGACGACTTGCGGTTGGGGTAAGAATGCCGAAGATGCTCTGAAAAATCAGCATATTCCAGTCGATCGCCTGAGTTTGTATGATCTCGATCAAAGCCCTGTGGATTGGAGTCAGGTGAGTTCGCAAAATTTGCGCTATGCCGTGCAGAGTGTTTCTACGAGTATTAGTGATGATGATATAGAGACGCGCCCCGCGCCAGTTTTGCCGTTAAAGCCGAAGAAGTCGATTAGACCGCATCAGAGTATGTCTCTGGAAAAGGTGATGGCGGGTTTTGAGACAGGCGATCGCGGTAAACTGATCATGGCTTGCGGGACGGGTAAGACCTATACGGCTTTGCAGATTGCGGAGAAGTTTGCCATTGAGAAGGGTCGCGCTACGGTTTTATTTTTAGTGCCTTCGATTTCGCTACTGTCGCAGACTTTACGGGAATGGTCGGCGGAGGCAACGGTGAAGTTACAGAGTATTGCGGTTTGTTCCGATGCGAAGGTGTCGAAGAAGTCGGATACGGAGGATATTAGCGCCCGTGATTTGGCTTTTCCTGCGACGACGGATGTTGATGTAATTGTGGGGAGATATCAGGCGCTTTGCCCTCATCCCCCAGCCCCTTCTCCCAGAACGGGAGAAGGGGAGCAAGAAAAGGCTCAAAGTCCCTCTCCCTCTTTGGGAGAGGGATTTAGGGTGAGGGCAGAACCTCTGCTTACAGTAATCTTTTCTACTTATCAATCTATTCAAGCGATCGCTGATGCACAGAAGAAAGGATTACCAGAGTTTGATTTGATTACTTGCGATGAAGCGCATCGGACTACGGGCGTGACTTTGGCGGGGGATGATGATTCGCATTTTGTGAAGGTGCATGATCAGGATTTCATTAAGGCGAAAAAGCGGCTGTATATGACGGCGACACCGAGGCTTTATGCTGATTCGGCTAAGAGTAAGGCTAAGGAAAATGATGCGATCATCTGTTCGATGGATGATGAGAAAATCTATGGGCAAGAGTTCCATCGCTTAGGATTTGCGGAGGCGGTGGCGACGGGGCTGTTGACGGATTATAAGGTGATGGTGTTGGCTGTGGATGAGAAGTATGTCAGTGCTACTTTTCAGCGTCAGTTAGCCGATGACAATAACGAACTCAGGTTAGAGGACGCGGTCAAGATTACGGGCTGTTGGAATGGATTGTCGAAGCGATTTGCGGCGGAAAGCGATCGCGAAGATGTGCAGGGAGATACTGCACCAATGCGCCGTGCTGTGGCTTTTGCAGGGACGATCGCTGCTTCTGAGAAGAGATTTACGGAGATGTTTTCGCAAATTATTGAGGAATATCAAAAGACGCATCCTGATGAGGAGATTCTGCCCTGTGAAGTGCAGCACGTTGACGGTAAGCAAAATGTAATGGTTCGCAATCAAAAGCTAGATTGGCTGAAGGCGGACACCAGCAGTCAGGGGAATCTCTGTCGGATTCTCTCGAATGCGCGATGTTTGTCGGAAGGGGTGGATGTGCCAGCCTTGGATGCTGTGATTTTTCTGTCGCCGCGTAACTCGGTCGTCGATGTGGTGCAGTCGGTGGGGCGGGTGATGCGAAGGGCGGAGGGCAAGAAGTATGGTTATATTATTTTGCCGATTGGCATTCCTGCGGATATGACTCCAGAGGAGGCGCTGAAGGATCATGAGAAATATAAAGTTGTCTGGCAGGTGTTGCAAGCGTTACGCGCCCATGACGATCGCTTTAATGCGATTATCAACAAAATCGAATTGAATGAAACTAGACCGCCGCAAGTGGATGTGATTGGGGTGACGGGTGGCGGCGCGTCTGATGATGTTGAGAAGGTCGGGAAGGGTGAGCCGAAAACGAAACAAATGACGCTAAATTTTCCGCAATTGGAAGAGTGGCGCGATGCGATCTATGCCAAGATTGTCGTTAAATGTGGCGATCGCCGTTATTGGGAAGATTGGGCGAAGGATGTGGCGCAAATTGCCGATCGCCATACGTCACGGATTAAGGCTTTATTGGCTAGTTCGGAAGCTACGCACCGTCAAGCTTTTGATGATTTTTTGGAGGGTTTGCGCTGTAATCTCAATCCCAGTATTAGTGAATCCGATGCGATCGAGATGTTGTCTCAGCATTTGATCACCAAGCCTGTGTTTGATGCGTTGTTTGAGGATTATCAATTTACGCAATTAAATCCTGTTTCGATTGCGATGCAAAAGATGCTGGATGCTTTGGAGGGGCAGTCGTTGGGTAAAGAGATTGCAACTTTGGATAAGTTTTATGCGAGTGTGAAGACGCGAGCGAGTGGGATTGATAATGCTGAGGGTAAGCAGAAAATTATTATTGAGCTTTACGATAAGTTTTTTAAGAATGCTTTTCCACGCATGGCGGAACGGTTGGGTATTGTGTATACGCCTGTGGAGGTGGTGGATTTTATTGTGCGAAGTGCAGATGATGCGCTACGTCAGGAGTTTGAGGTGGGTTTGACGGATGATAATGTGCATATTCTCGAGCCGTTTACGGGGACGGGGACTTTTATGGTGCGGTTGTTGCAGAATGGTTTGATTGCGCCGCAGGATTTGGAGCGGAAGTATCGGCAGGAGCTTCATGCGAATGAGATTGTGTTGTTGGCGTATTACATCGCGGCGATTAATATTGAGGCGGCGTTTCATGATTTGAGGAGATCCCCCTCAATCCCCCAGAAGGATTTACCCCCCTCAGTCCCCCCTTCAAAGGGGGGAGGCAGAAGTAAGAGCCAGAGCGAGATTCAAGGTTCTCCCCCTTTCAAGGGGGAGTTAGAGGGGGTTCTTTCTGGGGAGTTAGAGGGAACTCCCTCTTCTTACCAACCCTTTAACGGCATAGTCCTTACTGACACATTTCAGATGTTTGAGAGTCAGGGGACTTTGAATGAGGTGATGTTTCCTGAAAATAATCAGCGTGTGGTGAGGCAGCGAAATAATGATATTCGGGTCATTATTGGCAATCCGCCTTATTCGGCGGGGCAGACTAGCGAGAATGATGGTAATAAAAATCTCAAGTATCCTGCTTTAGATGACAAGATTCGGGATACTTATGCAAAATATTCCAGTGCTACGTTAAAAAATAGTCTCTATGATTCCTATATTCGGGCGATCCGTTGGGCAAGTGACAGAATCAAGGATCGTGGGATTGTTTGTTTTGTGACGAATGGTTCTTTTATTGATAACAATGCAATGGATGGATTGCGTAAATGTCTAACCGATGAGTTTACAAGCGTTTATTGTTTCAATTTGCGAGGGAATGCACGAACTTCAGGCGAACAGAGACGCATGGAAAAGGGTAGTGTTTTTGGTGAAGGAACGCGCACAACTATCGCCATAACTTTACTGATCAAAAATCCTGAAAAAGCAGGACAGCATCAACTTCTTTATCACGATATTGGCGATTATTTGAGCCGTGAAGAAAAGCTAGACAAAATTAAAAGTTTTGGCAGTTTCACAAGCATTAACTGGGATTCACTGCTCCCCAACGACAGCCAAGACTGGATAAATCAACGCGATCCAGCATTTGATGAATTTATCTCATTAGGCGATAAAAAAGACAAATCAACAAAGACTATTTTTGACTTGCATTCAAGTGGAATCAAATCAAATCGTGACAATTGGGTTTACAACTTTTCTCGAAAGTCAGTGATTAGTAATATGACAAAGATGATTGATTTCTATAATTCCCAACTTAAAGAATTTCAATCATATTTAGAAAGCAAAAACATTACTAGCAATGAAGATAGGAAGAAAAAACGGCTTTGTTGCATGAATAAAAATAAGGGATGA
- a CDS encoding IS5 family transposase codes for MKEKYQVRNWAEYNAGLKQRGSLTFWISEEVIESWLNQTLSGKRGASNDYSDIAIATFITVKAVYQQAGRQTQGLLASLFTLMGIDLPVPDHSTVSRRTASLSVTLPVIPKQGAVHVVVDSTGIKVYGEGEWKTRQHGISKRRTWRKLHLGGDESTGEILAAVVTMNDCHDGEVLADILEGIDAEIAQVSADGAYDHRHCYDEIAQHGAKAVIPPRKDAKIWQHGNTNAPPHPRDQNLRYIRKHGRKKWKRDSGYHRRSLAETTMFRFKKIFGATLSSRKFDNQAVELFIKCAALNRMIQLAKPLSSPVTR; via the coding sequence ATGAAAGAGAAATATCAGGTTCGCAACTGGGCAGAGTATAACGCAGGGCTAAAACAAAGAGGAAGCCTAACTTTTTGGATTAGCGAAGAAGTAATTGAAAGCTGGTTAAACCAAACATTAAGCGGAAAACGGGGTGCTTCAAATGATTATAGTGATATAGCAATCGCGACATTCATCACAGTCAAAGCGGTATATCAACAAGCAGGAAGACAAACGCAAGGACTGTTAGCGTCACTATTTACCTTGATGGGCATAGATTTACCAGTCCCAGACCACAGCACCGTATCAAGACGGACAGCAAGTTTAAGCGTGACATTACCAGTAATCCCCAAACAGGGAGCAGTGCATGTAGTAGTTGATTCGACAGGGATCAAAGTCTATGGAGAAGGGGAATGGAAAACACGGCAGCATGGGATTAGCAAGAGACGGACATGGCGCAAATTACACCTTGGAGGCGATGAATCTACAGGAGAAATACTGGCTGCGGTCGTCACTATGAATGATTGCCATGATGGTGAAGTACTTGCCGATATTCTCGAAGGCATTGATGCTGAGATCGCTCAAGTTTCCGCAGATGGAGCCTATGACCATCGCCATTGTTATGACGAGATTGCTCAACATGGAGCTAAAGCCGTGATTCCTCCCCGCAAAGATGCCAAAATCTGGCAGCATGGCAATACCAATGCTCCTCCCCATCCCCGTGACCAAAACCTGCGCTATATCCGTAAACATGGGCGCAAAAAATGGAAACGTGACTCAGGTTATCATCGACGTTCTTTGGCAGAAACCACGATGTTTCGTTTCAAAAAAATCTTTGGGGCTACTTTATCTTCTCGTAAATTTGACAATCAGGCGGTTGAGTTGTTCATCAAATGTGCTGCACTCAATCGCATGATTCAACTTGCTAAACCTCTCTCTTCTCCTGTTACTCGTTGA
- the psbA gene encoding photosystem II q(b) protein produces MTTAVQRRESASLWDQFCNWVTSTENRLYVGWFGVIMIPCLLAATICFVIAFIAAPPVDIDGIREPVAGSLLFGNNMISGAVVPSSNAIGLHFYPIWEADSLDEWLYNGGPYQLVIFHFLLGIFCYMGREWELSYRLGMRPWIAVAYSAPVAAATAVFLIYPIGQGSFSDGMPLGISGTFNFMIVFQAEHNILMHPFHMLGVAGVFGGSLFSAMHGSLVTSSLIRETTENESQNAGYKFGQEEETYNIVAAHGYFGRLIFQYASFNNSRQLHFFLALWPVVGIWFTALGVSTMAFNLNGFNFNQSISDSQGRVVPSWADVINRANLGMEVMHERNAHNFPLDLAAVDVAPVAMSAPAING; encoded by the coding sequence ATGACAACAGCAGTACAAAGACGTGAAAGCGCGTCACTGTGGGATCAATTTTGCAATTGGGTCACCAGCACCGAAAACCGCCTCTACGTAGGTTGGTTCGGCGTAATCATGATCCCTTGCTTACTCGCAGCGACCATTTGCTTCGTAATCGCCTTCATCGCAGCACCTCCCGTTGACATCGACGGTATCCGTGAACCAGTAGCAGGTAGCTTGCTATTCGGTAACAACATGATTTCTGGCGCAGTTGTACCTTCTTCAAACGCAATTGGCCTGCACTTTTACCCCATTTGGGAAGCAGATAGCCTTGATGAATGGCTATACAACGGTGGACCTTACCAATTGGTAATTTTCCACTTCTTGCTCGGAATTTTCTGCTACATGGGACGTGAATGGGAATTGTCATACCGCCTCGGTATGCGTCCTTGGATCGCAGTAGCATACTCCGCCCCCGTAGCAGCAGCAACCGCAGTATTCTTGATCTACCCAATCGGACAAGGATCCTTCTCTGACGGTATGCCTTTGGGTATCTCTGGTACATTCAACTTCATGATCGTATTCCAAGCAGAACACAACATCTTGATGCATCCTTTCCACATGTTGGGAGTAGCAGGTGTGTTTGGTGGTTCCTTGTTCAGTGCAATGCACGGTTCCTTGGTAACCTCCAGCTTGATTCGTGAAACCACCGAAAACGAAAGCCAAAACGCTGGTTACAAATTCGGACAAGAAGAAGAAACCTACAACATCGTTGCAGCTCACGGCTACTTCGGTCGCTTGATTTTCCAATACGCTTCTTTCAACAACAGCCGTCAATTGCACTTCTTCTTGGCACTATGGCCAGTAGTCGGCATTTGGTTCACCGCATTGGGCGTAAGCACAATGGCGTTCAACTTGAATGGCTTCAACTTCAACCAATCTATCTCTGATAGCCAAGGTCGTGTTGTACCTAGCTGGGCAGACGTAATCAACCGCGCAAACTTGGGTATGGAAGTAATGCACGAGCGTAATGCTCACAACTTCCCTCTCGATTTGGCTGCTGTTGATGTTGCTCCTGTTGCTATGAGCGCTCCTGCTATCAACGGTTAA
- a CDS encoding type ISP restriction/modification enzyme encodes MQQRQKKLESFIDTDPKNISWTGELKDDFAKFVIHTFNSDEVVQSMYRPFCKQAYYFNKDLNNRLYQIPKIFPNQNLENLVISVTGIGASKGFSALITDAIPNLHLHDTGQCFPLYTYEKPDPTDQTSLFSSQTGYTKKENIPDTILSDFQTTYQDQNITKEDIFYYIYGILHSPEYKQRFAADLKKMLPRIPYAADFHSFSTAGRNLAQWHLNYENIEPYPLEEFKSELYLEDKDYRVERMKFPNRNKAVDKTTIIYNSKITLSGIPLQAYEYIVNGKPALEWIMERYQLTRDKDSGITNNPNDWSDDPRYIIDLVKRIVRVSVESVKIVNSLPPLNER; translated from the coding sequence ATGCAACAACGCCAGAAAAAACTAGAATCTTTTATTGATACCGATCCAAAAAATATAAGCTGGACTGGTGAACTTAAAGATGATTTTGCTAAGTTTGTAATACATACTTTTAACTCCGACGAAGTTGTTCAAAGTATGTATCGACCATTTTGTAAGCAAGCCTATTATTTTAATAAAGACTTAAATAATCGCCTTTACCAAATACCTAAGATTTTCCCTAATCAAAATCTAGAAAACTTAGTAATCAGCGTAACTGGAATCGGAGCAAGCAAAGGATTCTCAGCACTTATTACCGATGCAATCCCAAATTTACACTTACATGATACTGGTCAATGCTTCCCACTTTATACCTATGAAAAACCCGACCCAACCGATCAAACCTCACTCTTTTCCTCCCAAACAGGCTACACCAAAAAAGAAAACATCCCCGACACCATCCTCAGCGACTTCCAAACCACCTATCAAGACCAAAATATTACCAAAGAAGACATCTTCTATTACATTTATGGCATCCTCCATAGCCCCGAATACAAACAACGCTTCGCCGCCGACCTCAAAAAAATGCTGCCCCGCATCCCCTACGCCGCCGACTTCCACAGCTTCAGCACCGCAGGACGCAACCTCGCCCAATGGCATCTCAACTATGAAAATATAGAACCATATCCATTAGAGGAATTCAAAAGCGAACTCTATCTCGAAGACAAAGACTATCGCGTAGAGCGCATGAAATTCCCCAACCGCAACAAAGCCGTAGACAAAACCACCATCATCTACAACAGCAAAATCACCCTCTCAGGCATACCCCTACAAGCCTACGAATACATTGTCAACGGCAAACCCGCCCTAGAATGGATCATGGAACGCTATCAACTTACCCGCGACAAAGATAGCGGCATCACCAACAATCCCAACGACTGGTCAGACGACCCGCGCTACATCATCGATCTGGTTAAGCGCATCGTGCGCGTAAGTGTCGAGTCCGTTAAAATTGTGAATAGCTTGCCACCATTGAATGAGAGATAG
- a CDS encoding AAA family ATPase: MKITVQNLGVIEYAELELGDLTLICGSNNTGKTYVTYAIFGFLTVWRNTLQIEVSEEVVNQLLNIGVANISLLEYIASHKSILAQASIAYSEDIFETFAANQDRFKDTKFKIELDIDADAVDIDYNDQIGSADSDLRIFSLTKNKGSFDVVVTLLTDKKDLQIPKAIIKRFIGDSIKIIIFDKFFPRPFIASAERTGAAIFHKELNFARNRLLSELHQVEKETDRIELLFKQGYSDYAIPIKANVEFVRTLASVFKRKSQLSQENSDILDDFSNIIGGQYTVSKNDEIYYTPNSNKKLKLTMDESSSSVRSLLDIGFYLKHIAKKGDLLMIDEPELNLHPENQRLVARLIAKLVNYGIKIFVTTHSDYIVKELNTLIMLNSDKLHIKEIAVQEGYQSNELLNPSKIRAYIAKEELIQVNGKSRRTRCQTLVLASIDPELGIEISSFDTEIDKMNRIQEAIVYGEEL; the protein is encoded by the coding sequence ATGAAAATTACAGTCCAAAATTTAGGCGTAATCGAATACGCAGAACTAGAGTTAGGAGATCTAACCCTCATTTGTGGCAGCAACAACACAGGCAAAACCTATGTAACCTATGCCATATTTGGTTTTTTAACCGTATGGCGAAATACCTTACAAATAGAGGTTAGCGAAGAAGTCGTTAATCAACTTCTAAATATTGGAGTAGCAAACATTAGCCTATTAGAATATATTGCCTCCCATAAATCCATTCTTGCCCAAGCATCTATAGCTTATTCTGAAGATATTTTTGAAACTTTCGCCGCAAATCAAGATCGCTTCAAAGATACAAAATTTAAGATCGAACTAGATATTGATGCTGATGCAGTAGATATTGATTATAACGATCAGATTGGTTCGGCTGACTCTGACCTGAGAATCTTTTCTCTTACTAAAAACAAAGGCAGTTTTGATGTAGTTGTTACATTATTAACCGATAAGAAAGATTTACAAATTCCCAAGGCAATCATCAAAAGATTCATTGGTGATTCCATTAAAATCATTATTTTCGATAAATTTTTTCCGCGCCCTTTTATTGCTAGTGCTGAACGCACAGGCGCGGCTATTTTTCATAAAGAACTTAACTTCGCTAGAAATCGCCTTCTATCGGAATTGCATCAAGTTGAGAAAGAAACAGATCGCATAGAGTTGTTATTTAAGCAAGGATATAGCGATTATGCCATTCCCATTAAAGCAAATGTCGAATTTGTCAGAACTTTAGCATCGGTCTTCAAAAGGAAAAGTCAACTTAGTCAAGAAAACAGTGATATTCTAGATGATTTTTCAAATATTATTGGCGGTCAATATACAGTTAGTAAAAATGATGAAATATACTACACGCCCAATAGCAATAAAAAGCTTAAACTGACAATGGATGAAAGCTCTAGTTCTGTGCGATCGCTTTTAGATATTGGCTTTTATCTAAAACATATAGCTAAGAAAGGCGATTTGTTAATGATCGATGAACCAGAACTAAATCTACATCCTGAGAATCAAAGACTAGTGGCGAGGTTAATTGCTAAATTAGTCAATTATGGCATCAAAATATTTGTAACAACTCATAGCGACTATATCGTTAAAGAGTTGAATACATTGATTATGCTTAACTCAGACAAACTCCACATCAAAGAAATTGCAGTACAAGAAGGCTACCAGTCTAATGAATTATTAAACCCATCTAAAATAAGAGCCTATATTGCTAAAGAAGAGTTAATTCAGGTAAATGGAAAGTCAAGGCGTACTCGTTGTCAGACTCTAGTTCTTGCTAGTATCGATCCAGAACTAGGAATCGAAATTTCTAGTTTTGATACTGAAATCGATAAAATGAACCGCATCCAAGAAGCCATTGTCTACGGAGAAGAACTCTGA
- a CDS encoding putative toxin-antitoxin system toxin component, PIN family, with product MTKLRLVIDTNILISGLMSVNSLPQKIFDYATSQAILLISDEVQSEIENVISRPKLQKYITLEQRNKFLTELSQQVERVTINQKIRACRDPKDDKFLELAVCGEANYIITGDADLLDLHPFQNIPIVKAANFLTAIALHP from the coding sequence ATGACTAAACTAAGATTAGTAATCGATACCAATATCTTGATCAGTGGCTTAATGTCTGTAAATTCATTGCCCCAGAAGATCTTTGACTATGCCACATCTCAAGCAATACTGCTGATATCAGATGAAGTTCAATCAGAAATAGAAAACGTCATCAGCCGTCCCAAACTCCAAAAATACATCACCTTAGAACAGCGTAATAAATTTCTAACGGAGTTAAGCCAGCAGGTCGAAAGAGTCACAATCAACCAGAAAATTCGAGCCTGTCGAGATCCTAAAGATGATAAGTTCTTAGAGTTAGCAGTCTGTGGTGAAGCTAACTACATCATTACAGGAGATGCCGATCTTCTAGATTTACATCCCTTCCAAAATATTCCTATTGTCAAAGCAGCCAATTTTTTAACAGCGATCGCTTTACATCCTTAA